In a single window of the Cucurbita pepo subsp. pepo cultivar mu-cu-16 chromosome LG18, ASM280686v2, whole genome shotgun sequence genome:
- the LOC111780184 gene encoding cell division cycle protein 27 homolog B-like isoform X1, giving the protein MEVILADCVHHSLRHFMYRNAIFMCERLCSEFPSETNMQLLAGCFLHNNQAYAAYHILKGTKMAQSRYLFAISCFQMDLLHEAEAALCPPNEPGAEIPNGAAGHYLLGLIYRYTDRRRSAIQHFQQALSIDPLMWCAYEELCILGAAEDASSVFGEAAVLSIQKQYLHHRSENLQTLNDDLNSASARNNNSDDVRTRQLKHTQSNNLRDIPTNYQGTVNLGGAASQIVNGGSNISFYNTPSPVAAQNLQVSAIAPPPLCRNTQQNGSSINSLGADSCSRSAVNSIIQAPRRKFVDEGKLRKISGRLFSDSGPRRSSRLAGEAVANTNVSAANNGTTNSTKYLGGSKLNSITLRSMAVRKGQSFANENIDEGIQNEAFDDSRSNASLSVSSSSPSSGNRILEQGATKSVGGSLTNDAKIINGASEILGLLRILGEGYRLSCLFRCQDALDVYLKLPYKHYSTGWVLSQVGKVYFELVDYLEADRAFSLARHASPHSLEGMDVYSTVLYHLKEDMKLSYLAQELISTDRLAPQSWCAMGNCYSLQKDHETALKNFQRAVQLNPRFAYAHTLCGHEYVALEDFENGIQSYQSALRVDSRHYNSWYGLGMIYLRQEKLEFSEHHFRMAFQINPRSSVVMSYLGTSLHALKRSEDAMMMMEKAILADKKNPLPMYQKANILISLERFDEALQVLEELKEYAPRESSVYALMGKIYKRRYMHEKAMLNFGLALDLKPSAADVATIKAAIEKLHVPDEIEDNL; this is encoded by the exons ATGGAAGTCATACTTGCAGACTGTGTTCATCACAGTCTTCGCCATTTCATGTACCGGAATGCCATTTTCATGTGCGAGAGACTCTGCTCCGAGTTCCCTTCTGAG ACAAATATGCAGTTACTAGCTGGCTGTTTTTTGCACAACAATCAGGCTTATGCTGCATACCATATATTAAAAG GAACAAAAATGGCTCAATCCCGCTACTTGTTTGCAATCTCGTGCTTTCAGATGGATCTTCTTCATGAGGCAGAGGCTGCATTATGTCCACCTAACGAGCCTGGTGCTGAG ATTCCAAATGGTGCAGCAGGTCATTACCTTCTTGGGCTCATTTACAG GTACACTGACAGAAGGAGAAGTGCTATTCAACATTTTCAGCAGGCATTATCTATAGACCCTTTGATGTGGTGTGCTTATGAGGAACTTTGTATATTAG GTGCTGCTGAAGATGCATCTTCAGTTTTTGGTGAAGCGGCTGTTCTCTCCATACAGAAGCAGTATCTACATCATAGATCTGAAAACTTGCAGACATTAAATGATGATCTGAACTCAGCTTCCGCTAGGAATAATAATTCAGACGATGTCCGGACAAGGCAGTTAAAACACACTCAAAGCAATAATTTAAGAGATATTCCCACAAATTATCAAGGAACAGTTAACTTGGGAGGAGCTGCAAGTCAAATTGTTAATGGTGGttcaaatatatcattttataacACCCCTTCACCTGTGGCTGCACAG aatttgcaGGTATCTGCTATTGCTCCTCCACCTTTATGCCGAAATACACAGCAGAATGGATCTAGTATTAACTCACTTGGTGCAGATAGCTGTTCAAGGTCAGCTGTAAACTCTATTATACAAGCCCCTCGAAGAAAATTTGTAGATGAAGGGAAATTACGTAAG ATTTCAGGAAGGTTATTTTCTGATTCTGGCCCTCGAAGAAGTAGCAGACTTGCTGGGGAAGCAGTAGCCAATACTAACGTAAGTGCTGCTAATAATGGAACTACCAACTCCACCAAATATCTTGGCGGGTCCAAGTTGAATTCTATTACACTTCGTTCTATGGCAGTTCGCAAAGGACAGTCCTTTGCAAATGAGAATATTGACGAAg GTATTCAAAATGAGGCCTTTGATGATTCTCGTTCCAATGCCTCATTATCTGTCTCCAGTTCATCACCTTCTAGTGGTAATAGGATTCTTGAGCAAGGAGCAACCAAATCAGTTGGAGGAAGTCTCACAAATGAtgctaaaataattaatggcGCTTCAGAAATATTAGGCCTCCTGAGAATATTAGGGGAAGGATATAGACTTTCATGCCTGTTCAGATGCCAG GATGCTTTGGATGTCTACCTAAAACTTCCTTACAAGCATTACAGTACAGGCTGGGTGCTTTCGCAG GTTGGAAAAGTGTATTTTGAATTGGTGGATTATTTAGAAGCTGATCGAGCTTTCAGTCTTGCTCGTCATGCTTCACCTCACAGTTTGGAAGGAATGGATGTGTATTCTACAGTTCTTTAT CATTTAAAGGAAGACATGAAGCTAAGCTACCTGGCTCAGGAATTGATATCAACTGACCGCTTAGCTCCTCAATCTTG GTGTGCCATGGGAAATTGCTACAGCTTGCAGAAGGACCATGAAACTGCGTTAAAAAATTTCCAGCGTGCTGTCCAACTAAATCCAAGATTTGCCTACGCTCACACCCTCTGTGGACATGA ATATGTGGCCTTGGAAGATTTTGAGAATGGAATCCAGAGCTACCAGAGTGCACTACGAGTAGATTCTAGACATTATAACTCCTGGTATGGACTTGGGATGATATATCTTCGACAAGAGAAGCTCGAGTTCTCTGAGCATCACTTCCGAATGGCTTTCCAAATAAATCCTCGTTCTTCTGTTGTAATGTCATACCTTGGTACATCTTTGCATGCGTTGAAG AGGAGTGAGGAtgctatgatgatgatggagaaGGCCATCCTTGCGGATAAGAAAAACCCACTTCCCATGTATCAGAAAGCTAACATACTTATAAGCCTGGAACGTTTCGATGAAGCTTTACAAGTTCTAGAGGAGCTTAAAGAGTATGCCCCTCGAGAAAGCAGTGTGTATGCTTTGATGGGTAAAATCTACAAAAGACGATACATGCACGAGAAAGCAATGCTTAATTTTGGCCTTGCCTTGGATTTGAAACCATCTGCCGCTGATGTAGCCACCATTAAG GCTGCCATCGAGAAGCTGCATGTACCTGATGAAATAGAAGACAACTTATGA
- the LOC111780184 gene encoding cell division cycle protein 27 homolog B-like isoform X2, producing the protein MEVILADCVHHSLRHFMYRNAIFMCERLCSEFPSETNMQLLAGCFLHNNQAYAAYHILKGTKMAQSRYLFAISCFQMDLLHEAEAALCPPNEPGAEIPNGAAGHYLLGLIYRYTDRRRSAIQHFQQALSIDPLMWCAYEELCILGAAEDASSVFGEAAVLSIQKQYLHHRSENLQTLNDDLNSASARNNNSDDVRTRQLKHTQSNNLRDIPTNYQGTVNLGGAASQIVNGGSNISFYNTPSPVAAQVSAIAPPPLCRNTQQNGSSINSLGADSCSRSAVNSIIQAPRRKFVDEGKLRKISGRLFSDSGPRRSSRLAGEAVANTNVSAANNGTTNSTKYLGGSKLNSITLRSMAVRKGQSFANENIDEGIQNEAFDDSRSNASLSVSSSSPSSGNRILEQGATKSVGGSLTNDAKIINGASEILGLLRILGEGYRLSCLFRCQDALDVYLKLPYKHYSTGWVLSQVGKVYFELVDYLEADRAFSLARHASPHSLEGMDVYSTVLYHLKEDMKLSYLAQELISTDRLAPQSWCAMGNCYSLQKDHETALKNFQRAVQLNPRFAYAHTLCGHEYVALEDFENGIQSYQSALRVDSRHYNSWYGLGMIYLRQEKLEFSEHHFRMAFQINPRSSVVMSYLGTSLHALKRSEDAMMMMEKAILADKKNPLPMYQKANILISLERFDEALQVLEELKEYAPRESSVYALMGKIYKRRYMHEKAMLNFGLALDLKPSAADVATIKAAIEKLHVPDEIEDNL; encoded by the exons ATGGAAGTCATACTTGCAGACTGTGTTCATCACAGTCTTCGCCATTTCATGTACCGGAATGCCATTTTCATGTGCGAGAGACTCTGCTCCGAGTTCCCTTCTGAG ACAAATATGCAGTTACTAGCTGGCTGTTTTTTGCACAACAATCAGGCTTATGCTGCATACCATATATTAAAAG GAACAAAAATGGCTCAATCCCGCTACTTGTTTGCAATCTCGTGCTTTCAGATGGATCTTCTTCATGAGGCAGAGGCTGCATTATGTCCACCTAACGAGCCTGGTGCTGAG ATTCCAAATGGTGCAGCAGGTCATTACCTTCTTGGGCTCATTTACAG GTACACTGACAGAAGGAGAAGTGCTATTCAACATTTTCAGCAGGCATTATCTATAGACCCTTTGATGTGGTGTGCTTATGAGGAACTTTGTATATTAG GTGCTGCTGAAGATGCATCTTCAGTTTTTGGTGAAGCGGCTGTTCTCTCCATACAGAAGCAGTATCTACATCATAGATCTGAAAACTTGCAGACATTAAATGATGATCTGAACTCAGCTTCCGCTAGGAATAATAATTCAGACGATGTCCGGACAAGGCAGTTAAAACACACTCAAAGCAATAATTTAAGAGATATTCCCACAAATTATCAAGGAACAGTTAACTTGGGAGGAGCTGCAAGTCAAATTGTTAATGGTGGttcaaatatatcattttataacACCCCTTCACCTGTGGCTGCACAG GTATCTGCTATTGCTCCTCCACCTTTATGCCGAAATACACAGCAGAATGGATCTAGTATTAACTCACTTGGTGCAGATAGCTGTTCAAGGTCAGCTGTAAACTCTATTATACAAGCCCCTCGAAGAAAATTTGTAGATGAAGGGAAATTACGTAAG ATTTCAGGAAGGTTATTTTCTGATTCTGGCCCTCGAAGAAGTAGCAGACTTGCTGGGGAAGCAGTAGCCAATACTAACGTAAGTGCTGCTAATAATGGAACTACCAACTCCACCAAATATCTTGGCGGGTCCAAGTTGAATTCTATTACACTTCGTTCTATGGCAGTTCGCAAAGGACAGTCCTTTGCAAATGAGAATATTGACGAAg GTATTCAAAATGAGGCCTTTGATGATTCTCGTTCCAATGCCTCATTATCTGTCTCCAGTTCATCACCTTCTAGTGGTAATAGGATTCTTGAGCAAGGAGCAACCAAATCAGTTGGAGGAAGTCTCACAAATGAtgctaaaataattaatggcGCTTCAGAAATATTAGGCCTCCTGAGAATATTAGGGGAAGGATATAGACTTTCATGCCTGTTCAGATGCCAG GATGCTTTGGATGTCTACCTAAAACTTCCTTACAAGCATTACAGTACAGGCTGGGTGCTTTCGCAG GTTGGAAAAGTGTATTTTGAATTGGTGGATTATTTAGAAGCTGATCGAGCTTTCAGTCTTGCTCGTCATGCTTCACCTCACAGTTTGGAAGGAATGGATGTGTATTCTACAGTTCTTTAT CATTTAAAGGAAGACATGAAGCTAAGCTACCTGGCTCAGGAATTGATATCAACTGACCGCTTAGCTCCTCAATCTTG GTGTGCCATGGGAAATTGCTACAGCTTGCAGAAGGACCATGAAACTGCGTTAAAAAATTTCCAGCGTGCTGTCCAACTAAATCCAAGATTTGCCTACGCTCACACCCTCTGTGGACATGA ATATGTGGCCTTGGAAGATTTTGAGAATGGAATCCAGAGCTACCAGAGTGCACTACGAGTAGATTCTAGACATTATAACTCCTGGTATGGACTTGGGATGATATATCTTCGACAAGAGAAGCTCGAGTTCTCTGAGCATCACTTCCGAATGGCTTTCCAAATAAATCCTCGTTCTTCTGTTGTAATGTCATACCTTGGTACATCTTTGCATGCGTTGAAG AGGAGTGAGGAtgctatgatgatgatggagaaGGCCATCCTTGCGGATAAGAAAAACCCACTTCCCATGTATCAGAAAGCTAACATACTTATAAGCCTGGAACGTTTCGATGAAGCTTTACAAGTTCTAGAGGAGCTTAAAGAGTATGCCCCTCGAGAAAGCAGTGTGTATGCTTTGATGGGTAAAATCTACAAAAGACGATACATGCACGAGAAAGCAATGCTTAATTTTGGCCTTGCCTTGGATTTGAAACCATCTGCCGCTGATGTAGCCACCATTAAG GCTGCCATCGAGAAGCTGCATGTACCTGATGAAATAGAAGACAACTTATGA
- the LOC111780538 gene encoding uncharacterized protein LOC111780538 codes for MEIERKKAMAAKKFWNMVRAIVLMLRKELSKSRIIMSDLHLMMKRGKLAGKAMLNLMHLHQISGSLNRQTATDIAHSFAIAPQDYEFSCSNSPAFPALQLYGKRGGKHHHKYSEVTTVSAVKRVLEMLNNEATSTTDVASPMVTLGMSPMVRVTDSPFPVKDEGDHKVDEAAEAFIKRFYSNLKQQRVKAALESPSPYHRMWGR; via the coding sequence ATGGAAATCGAGCGAAAGAAAGCTATGGCGGCGAAGAAATTCTGGAATATGGTACGAGCAATCGTGTTGATGCTGCGTAAGGAGTTATCCAAGAGTCGAATTATAATGTCCGATCTCCATTTGATGATGAAGAGAGGCAAACTCGCGGGAAAGGCCATGTTAAATCTGATGCATCTCCACCAGATCTCCGGCAGTCTTAATCGCCAAACGGCCACCGACATAGCTCATTCCTTCGCTATTGCTCCACAGGATTACGAGTTTAGTTGCAGCAACAGCCCTGCTTTTCCAGCGCTGCAGCTCTACGGCAAGCGTGGAGGCAAGCACCACCACAAGTACAGCGAAGTTACCACCGTCAGTGCCGTTAAACGAGTGCTGGAGATGCTGAACAACGAAGCTACATCAACGACGGATGTGGCGTCGCCTATGGTGACGCTCGGGATGAGTCCGATGGTTAGGGTAACAGACTCGCCGTTTCCAGTTAAGGACGAGGGGGACCACAAGGTGGACGAAGCGGCAGAGGCGTTTATCAAACGGTTTTACAGTAACCTGAAACAGCAGAGGGTAAAAGCGGCCTTGGAATCTCCGTCGCCGTACCACCGTATGTGGGGCCGATGA
- the LOC111780184 gene encoding cell division cycle protein 27 homolog B-like isoform X3, with protein MQLLAGCFLHNNQAYAAYHILKGTKMAQSRYLFAISCFQMDLLHEAEAALCPPNEPGAEIPNGAAGHYLLGLIYRYTDRRRSAIQHFQQALSIDPLMWCAYEELCILGAAEDASSVFGEAAVLSIQKQYLHHRSENLQTLNDDLNSASARNNNSDDVRTRQLKHTQSNNLRDIPTNYQGTVNLGGAASQIVNGGSNISFYNTPSPVAAQNLQVSAIAPPPLCRNTQQNGSSINSLGADSCSRSAVNSIIQAPRRKFVDEGKLRKISGRLFSDSGPRRSSRLAGEAVANTNVSAANNGTTNSTKYLGGSKLNSITLRSMAVRKGQSFANENIDEGIQNEAFDDSRSNASLSVSSSSPSSGNRILEQGATKSVGGSLTNDAKIINGASEILGLLRILGEGYRLSCLFRCQDALDVYLKLPYKHYSTGWVLSQVGKVYFELVDYLEADRAFSLARHASPHSLEGMDVYSTVLYHLKEDMKLSYLAQELISTDRLAPQSWCAMGNCYSLQKDHETALKNFQRAVQLNPRFAYAHTLCGHEYVALEDFENGIQSYQSALRVDSRHYNSWYGLGMIYLRQEKLEFSEHHFRMAFQINPRSSVVMSYLGTSLHALKRSEDAMMMMEKAILADKKNPLPMYQKANILISLERFDEALQVLEELKEYAPRESSVYALMGKIYKRRYMHEKAMLNFGLALDLKPSAADVATIKAAIEKLHVPDEIEDNL; from the exons ATGCAGTTACTAGCTGGCTGTTTTTTGCACAACAATCAGGCTTATGCTGCATACCATATATTAAAAG GAACAAAAATGGCTCAATCCCGCTACTTGTTTGCAATCTCGTGCTTTCAGATGGATCTTCTTCATGAGGCAGAGGCTGCATTATGTCCACCTAACGAGCCTGGTGCTGAG ATTCCAAATGGTGCAGCAGGTCATTACCTTCTTGGGCTCATTTACAG GTACACTGACAGAAGGAGAAGTGCTATTCAACATTTTCAGCAGGCATTATCTATAGACCCTTTGATGTGGTGTGCTTATGAGGAACTTTGTATATTAG GTGCTGCTGAAGATGCATCTTCAGTTTTTGGTGAAGCGGCTGTTCTCTCCATACAGAAGCAGTATCTACATCATAGATCTGAAAACTTGCAGACATTAAATGATGATCTGAACTCAGCTTCCGCTAGGAATAATAATTCAGACGATGTCCGGACAAGGCAGTTAAAACACACTCAAAGCAATAATTTAAGAGATATTCCCACAAATTATCAAGGAACAGTTAACTTGGGAGGAGCTGCAAGTCAAATTGTTAATGGTGGttcaaatatatcattttataacACCCCTTCACCTGTGGCTGCACAG aatttgcaGGTATCTGCTATTGCTCCTCCACCTTTATGCCGAAATACACAGCAGAATGGATCTAGTATTAACTCACTTGGTGCAGATAGCTGTTCAAGGTCAGCTGTAAACTCTATTATACAAGCCCCTCGAAGAAAATTTGTAGATGAAGGGAAATTACGTAAG ATTTCAGGAAGGTTATTTTCTGATTCTGGCCCTCGAAGAAGTAGCAGACTTGCTGGGGAAGCAGTAGCCAATACTAACGTAAGTGCTGCTAATAATGGAACTACCAACTCCACCAAATATCTTGGCGGGTCCAAGTTGAATTCTATTACACTTCGTTCTATGGCAGTTCGCAAAGGACAGTCCTTTGCAAATGAGAATATTGACGAAg GTATTCAAAATGAGGCCTTTGATGATTCTCGTTCCAATGCCTCATTATCTGTCTCCAGTTCATCACCTTCTAGTGGTAATAGGATTCTTGAGCAAGGAGCAACCAAATCAGTTGGAGGAAGTCTCACAAATGAtgctaaaataattaatggcGCTTCAGAAATATTAGGCCTCCTGAGAATATTAGGGGAAGGATATAGACTTTCATGCCTGTTCAGATGCCAG GATGCTTTGGATGTCTACCTAAAACTTCCTTACAAGCATTACAGTACAGGCTGGGTGCTTTCGCAG GTTGGAAAAGTGTATTTTGAATTGGTGGATTATTTAGAAGCTGATCGAGCTTTCAGTCTTGCTCGTCATGCTTCACCTCACAGTTTGGAAGGAATGGATGTGTATTCTACAGTTCTTTAT CATTTAAAGGAAGACATGAAGCTAAGCTACCTGGCTCAGGAATTGATATCAACTGACCGCTTAGCTCCTCAATCTTG GTGTGCCATGGGAAATTGCTACAGCTTGCAGAAGGACCATGAAACTGCGTTAAAAAATTTCCAGCGTGCTGTCCAACTAAATCCAAGATTTGCCTACGCTCACACCCTCTGTGGACATGA ATATGTGGCCTTGGAAGATTTTGAGAATGGAATCCAGAGCTACCAGAGTGCACTACGAGTAGATTCTAGACATTATAACTCCTGGTATGGACTTGGGATGATATATCTTCGACAAGAGAAGCTCGAGTTCTCTGAGCATCACTTCCGAATGGCTTTCCAAATAAATCCTCGTTCTTCTGTTGTAATGTCATACCTTGGTACATCTTTGCATGCGTTGAAG AGGAGTGAGGAtgctatgatgatgatggagaaGGCCATCCTTGCGGATAAGAAAAACCCACTTCCCATGTATCAGAAAGCTAACATACTTATAAGCCTGGAACGTTTCGATGAAGCTTTACAAGTTCTAGAGGAGCTTAAAGAGTATGCCCCTCGAGAAAGCAGTGTGTATGCTTTGATGGGTAAAATCTACAAAAGACGATACATGCACGAGAAAGCAATGCTTAATTTTGGCCTTGCCTTGGATTTGAAACCATCTGCCGCTGATGTAGCCACCATTAAG GCTGCCATCGAGAAGCTGCATGTACCTGATGAAATAGAAGACAACTTATGA
- the LOC111780184 gene encoding cell division cycle protein 27 homolog B-like isoform X4, with translation MDLLHEAEAALCPPNEPGAEIPNGAAGHYLLGLIYRYTDRRRSAIQHFQQALSIDPLMWCAYEELCILGAAEDASSVFGEAAVLSIQKQYLHHRSENLQTLNDDLNSASARNNNSDDVRTRQLKHTQSNNLRDIPTNYQGTVNLGGAASQIVNGGSNISFYNTPSPVAAQNLQVSAIAPPPLCRNTQQNGSSINSLGADSCSRSAVNSIIQAPRRKFVDEGKLRKISGRLFSDSGPRRSSRLAGEAVANTNVSAANNGTTNSTKYLGGSKLNSITLRSMAVRKGQSFANENIDEGIQNEAFDDSRSNASLSVSSSSPSSGNRILEQGATKSVGGSLTNDAKIINGASEILGLLRILGEGYRLSCLFRCQDALDVYLKLPYKHYSTGWVLSQVGKVYFELVDYLEADRAFSLARHASPHSLEGMDVYSTVLYHLKEDMKLSYLAQELISTDRLAPQSWCAMGNCYSLQKDHETALKNFQRAVQLNPRFAYAHTLCGHEYVALEDFENGIQSYQSALRVDSRHYNSWYGLGMIYLRQEKLEFSEHHFRMAFQINPRSSVVMSYLGTSLHALKRSEDAMMMMEKAILADKKNPLPMYQKANILISLERFDEALQVLEELKEYAPRESSVYALMGKIYKRRYMHEKAMLNFGLALDLKPSAADVATIKAAIEKLHVPDEIEDNL, from the exons ATGGATCTTCTTCATGAGGCAGAGGCTGCATTATGTCCACCTAACGAGCCTGGTGCTGAG ATTCCAAATGGTGCAGCAGGTCATTACCTTCTTGGGCTCATTTACAG GTACACTGACAGAAGGAGAAGTGCTATTCAACATTTTCAGCAGGCATTATCTATAGACCCTTTGATGTGGTGTGCTTATGAGGAACTTTGTATATTAG GTGCTGCTGAAGATGCATCTTCAGTTTTTGGTGAAGCGGCTGTTCTCTCCATACAGAAGCAGTATCTACATCATAGATCTGAAAACTTGCAGACATTAAATGATGATCTGAACTCAGCTTCCGCTAGGAATAATAATTCAGACGATGTCCGGACAAGGCAGTTAAAACACACTCAAAGCAATAATTTAAGAGATATTCCCACAAATTATCAAGGAACAGTTAACTTGGGAGGAGCTGCAAGTCAAATTGTTAATGGTGGttcaaatatatcattttataacACCCCTTCACCTGTGGCTGCACAG aatttgcaGGTATCTGCTATTGCTCCTCCACCTTTATGCCGAAATACACAGCAGAATGGATCTAGTATTAACTCACTTGGTGCAGATAGCTGTTCAAGGTCAGCTGTAAACTCTATTATACAAGCCCCTCGAAGAAAATTTGTAGATGAAGGGAAATTACGTAAG ATTTCAGGAAGGTTATTTTCTGATTCTGGCCCTCGAAGAAGTAGCAGACTTGCTGGGGAAGCAGTAGCCAATACTAACGTAAGTGCTGCTAATAATGGAACTACCAACTCCACCAAATATCTTGGCGGGTCCAAGTTGAATTCTATTACACTTCGTTCTATGGCAGTTCGCAAAGGACAGTCCTTTGCAAATGAGAATATTGACGAAg GTATTCAAAATGAGGCCTTTGATGATTCTCGTTCCAATGCCTCATTATCTGTCTCCAGTTCATCACCTTCTAGTGGTAATAGGATTCTTGAGCAAGGAGCAACCAAATCAGTTGGAGGAAGTCTCACAAATGAtgctaaaataattaatggcGCTTCAGAAATATTAGGCCTCCTGAGAATATTAGGGGAAGGATATAGACTTTCATGCCTGTTCAGATGCCAG GATGCTTTGGATGTCTACCTAAAACTTCCTTACAAGCATTACAGTACAGGCTGGGTGCTTTCGCAG GTTGGAAAAGTGTATTTTGAATTGGTGGATTATTTAGAAGCTGATCGAGCTTTCAGTCTTGCTCGTCATGCTTCACCTCACAGTTTGGAAGGAATGGATGTGTATTCTACAGTTCTTTAT CATTTAAAGGAAGACATGAAGCTAAGCTACCTGGCTCAGGAATTGATATCAACTGACCGCTTAGCTCCTCAATCTTG GTGTGCCATGGGAAATTGCTACAGCTTGCAGAAGGACCATGAAACTGCGTTAAAAAATTTCCAGCGTGCTGTCCAACTAAATCCAAGATTTGCCTACGCTCACACCCTCTGTGGACATGA ATATGTGGCCTTGGAAGATTTTGAGAATGGAATCCAGAGCTACCAGAGTGCACTACGAGTAGATTCTAGACATTATAACTCCTGGTATGGACTTGGGATGATATATCTTCGACAAGAGAAGCTCGAGTTCTCTGAGCATCACTTCCGAATGGCTTTCCAAATAAATCCTCGTTCTTCTGTTGTAATGTCATACCTTGGTACATCTTTGCATGCGTTGAAG AGGAGTGAGGAtgctatgatgatgatggagaaGGCCATCCTTGCGGATAAGAAAAACCCACTTCCCATGTATCAGAAAGCTAACATACTTATAAGCCTGGAACGTTTCGATGAAGCTTTACAAGTTCTAGAGGAGCTTAAAGAGTATGCCCCTCGAGAAAGCAGTGTGTATGCTTTGATGGGTAAAATCTACAAAAGACGATACATGCACGAGAAAGCAATGCTTAATTTTGGCCTTGCCTTGGATTTGAAACCATCTGCCGCTGATGTAGCCACCATTAAG GCTGCCATCGAGAAGCTGCATGTACCTGATGAAATAGAAGACAACTTATGA